From a region of the Rhipicephalus microplus isolate Deutch F79 chromosome X, USDA_Rmic, whole genome shotgun sequence genome:
- the LOC142775318 gene encoding ankyrin repeat and LEM domain-containing protein 2-like has product MADLLGDKTRQEMADSPEWVGGNVLRSIIIVIIMATIASADTESNMSSTDAATPVAYFGISLEAGTTPCDDEEMPLVFKERSSALLILKKYRGARFKAFGSREEAVAFSLAPAEKAGESTYVPDCTTTALIGQTSCDYKLPVSQDLVKLRKAVENGDTTFFKETVLSNPRYLVGHADTPTILQEGYRYNALHVACAKRQPALVLLLLKTLQDELFLKLIYPDDSLDVMNQRKTFLVDLYLNMPEKGRCETPLHLACKFGCYEAAEILVAFPECDKNRRNKEGKTPRDIICDRVPAATADFKKRMESLFEERLFVPVLRSDDNTVAPTVGEPFSPSASPKQSPTASPRDTSLSIMAAAGPMSPTEARNIYRQWKTPRQRLIGFKEPLSPIERVRLADIEKGLERIGRGLAKEMKVAWNEYWPFLGCWCNLASPEGLEKLEAHLRCKRSQVVSERTLENFPDASDQLLMSSLISQLCEAFGDLELGPEYKTCESMQDHLEHLRGSKMFRTLEEKEATEAEPGCTILQGGASYKGVHPTARRLENVLFDWAVAHNTGPVSEAELAWQLSEQVLPELAHLERTGGPELWRLHTWLCREVHLLLHDNLTPSERLSLCRALHTRSPPLFLNQGVPTSPSSSDDENDCVSVSDDGCQRYRQRSSRRSMGTLKRHLQCVLHSLRACLESDTADAEPLPCLCFQKTMGSPKKFFPVNCEAQPEEEQEEEDELFFTPPASVCTSSGSSTPAHTPEEGPLFFIEGSCPSKMDLHVLRALEPSLLEPNTLDPLAYPCVHQWMQIVCSIPVETTSTWPSPMVTNLRRSLHTLSLDSPSCSRDGKSGGCHTPKRNILGTQLRPKVLWNGSQGQP; this is encoded by the coding sequence ATGGcggatctcctaggagacaagacaagacaagaaatGGCGGATTCCCCGGAATGGGTAGGTGGCAATGTTCTGAGGAGcatcattatcgtcatcatcatggcCACCATTGCTTCAGCCGATACTGAGTCTAACATGTCGTCGACGGATGCCGCTACACCGGTGGCGTACTTCGGCATATCCCTGGAAGCAGGTACCACTCCTTGCGATGATGAAGAAATGCCATTGGTTTTTAAGGAGCGCTCTTCGGCATTACTCATCTTGAAGAAATATCGGGGAGCAAGGTTTAAGGCTTTTGGCTCCAGGGAAGAAGCAGTAGCTTTCAGCCTTGCTCCAGCAGAGAAGGCTGGGGAAAGTACCTATGTGCCAGACTGTACAACCACAGCACTCATTGGGCAAACGAGCTGTGACTACAAACTTCCTGTGAGCCAGGACTTGGTCAAGCTGCGCAAGGCGGTCGAGAACGGAGATACCACCTTCTTCAAGGAAACAGTTTTGTCCAATCCTCGCTACCTTGTTGGACACGCTGACACCCCGACAATCCTCCAGGAGGGCTACCGGTACAATGCGTTGCATGTCGCGTGTGCGAAGCGTCAGCCAGCGCTGGTACTTTTGCTCCTGAAAACTCTCCAGGATGAACTTTTCCTTAAGCTGATCTACCCCGATGACAGCCTTGACGTGATGAATCAGCGCAAAACATTTCTCGTTGACCTGTACTTGAACATGCCTGAAAAGGGGCGCTGTGAGACACCGCTGCACTTGGCCTGCAAGTTCGGGTGCTACGAAGCGGCGGAAATTCTCGTTGCATTTCCCGAGTGTGATAAAAACAGGCGCAACAAGGAAGGAAAGACGCCACGGGATATAATTTGCGACAGGGTGCCCGCTGCAACGGCCGATTTCAAAAAGAGGATGGAATCGTTGTTTGAAGAACGCTTGTTTGTGCCAGTGCTCCGGTCGGACGACAACACGGTGGCACCCACAGTCGGCGAACCATTCTCCCCCAGTGCATCACCCAAGCAGAGCCCTACGGCAAGCCCGCGTGACACATCACTGAGCATCATGGCCGCCGCAGGACCCATGTCTCCCACTGAGGCCCGCAACATCTACCGTCAGTGGAAGACTCCAAGGCAGCGGCTTATTGGCTTCAAAGAACCACTCTCGCCCATCGAGAGAGTGCGACTTGCTGACATCGAGAAGGGGCTAGAGCGCATTGGTCGCGGTCTTGCCAAGGAAATGAAGGTCGCTTGGAACGAGTACTGGCCCTTCCTTGGCTGCTGGTGCAACTTGGCTTCTCCAGAGGGCCTAGAAAAACTTGAGGCCCACCTACGATGCAAGCGTTCACAGGTGGTGTCTGAACGAACTCTAGAGAACTTCCCAGATGCATCTGATCAACTGTTGATGTCCAGTCTAATCAGCCAGCTTTGTGAAGCCTTCGGTGATCTTGAACTGGGCCCAGAATATAAGACCTGTGAGAGCATGCAAGACCACCTGGAACACCTTCGTGGTTCCAAGATGTTTAGGACTCTCGAAGAAAAGGAAGCTACGGAGGCAGAGCCAGGCTGCACCATTCTTCAGGGTGGGGCATCGTATAAAGGTGTTCACCCAACAGCTCGGCGTTTGGAAAATGTACTGTTCGACTGGGCAGTGGCCCATAACACAGGCCCAGTGTCAGAAGCCGAGCTCGCCTGGCAGCTAAGTGAGCAGGTTCTGCCTGAGCTGGCCCACCTCGAGCGCACTGGTGGACCTGAGTTGTGGCGGTTACACACTTGGCTGTGCCGGGAAGTGCACTTACTTCTGCATGACAACCTGACTCCATCGGAGCGGCTGAGCTTGTGCCGCGCCTTGCACACAAGGTCGCCACCTCTCTTTTTAAACCAAGGAGTCCCCACTTCTCCTTCCTCCAGCGATGACGAAAATGACTGCGTTAGTGTCAGCGACGATGGCTGTCAGCGTTATCGACAGCGATCGAGCCGTCGAAGCATGGGAACTCTGAAGCGGCACCTGCAGTGTGTGCTGCATTCTTTGCGTGCCTGTTTGGAGAGCGACACAGCAGATGCGGAACCATTACCCTGCCTGTGCTTTCAAAAGACAATGGGAAGTCCGAAAAAGTTTTTTCCCGTGAATTGCGAAGCCCAACCTGAGGAGGAGCAGGAAGAAGAGGATGAACTGTTTTTCACCCCTCCTGCCAGTGTTTGCACCTCGAGTGGCTCATCAACTCCGGCGCACACTCCGGAAGAGGGTCCACTCTTCTTCATAGAAGGATCTTGTCCCAGTAAAATGGACTTGCATGTGCTGAGGGCTCTGGAGCCAAGTCTGTTGGAGCCAAATACGTTGGACCCACTCGCATATCCTTGTGTTCACCAGTGGATGCAAATTGTGTGCTCAATTCCAGTGGAAACCACTTCAACCTGGCCGAGTCCTATGGTGACAAATCTGAGGCGCAGCCTGCACACATTATCTCTGGATTCTCCAAGTTGCAGCAGAGACGGCAAGTCTGGCGGATGCCACACGCCGAAGAGGAACATATTGGGCACTCAACTGCGCCCCAAAGTGCTTTGGAATGGCAGTCAAGGACAACCGTGA